One Thalassotalea hakodatensis DNA segment encodes these proteins:
- a CDS encoding MATE family efflux transporter: protein MVAEKNSRQINLLADPVGPTLKQMTIPMIYGMILLMTFNLVDTFFVSLLGTQPLAAISFTFPITFTVISLTIGLGIGTSAVIAKSLGTGDDSFAKCSATSALILAAIVVGILSYTGYVFTDEIFTLLGANEDLLPEIHQYMDLWFLGSVFLIGPMIGNAILRASGDTKTPSIIMGLGGIINAILDPIFIFGFGPIEAMGIQGAALATLISWVFGLAYVLYIVGYQRKLIHTTLDLFSTFFKASKTILHIGLPAAGANMLTPIAAAILTAIAATYGEPVVAAFGVGTRIESIACLVILALSMTLPPFISQNFGAGHMHRVQQGYKTSIKFVMIWQIVIYVTLVLSAPLIATTFTDEEHVAKIIKLFIWVLPLGYGFQGIVILTNSSFNALHKPMVALFLSILRLFVCYVPLSYLGSLWYGIEGFFIGGLLGNVIMAAISYKAFSKQFDDTSLAPKAVSS from the coding sequence GCTTATTGGGAACTCAGCCGCTCGCTGCGATAAGTTTTACTTTTCCTATTACATTTACCGTTATTAGCTTAACCATTGGGCTTGGTATTGGTACATCAGCGGTTATCGCTAAATCATTAGGAACAGGGGATGATAGCTTTGCTAAGTGCTCAGCTACTTCAGCGTTGATATTAGCGGCAATAGTGGTTGGTATACTTTCGTATACGGGCTATGTGTTTACTGATGAAATTTTCACATTATTAGGTGCCAATGAAGATCTATTACCAGAAATTCATCAATACATGGATTTATGGTTTTTAGGTAGTGTGTTTTTAATTGGCCCTATGATTGGTAACGCTATTTTACGTGCCAGTGGCGATACCAAAACGCCCAGTATTATTATGGGGCTTGGCGGTATTATTAATGCGATTTTAGATCCTATTTTTATTTTTGGCTTTGGGCCTATTGAGGCGATGGGCATACAAGGTGCTGCTTTAGCAACGTTAATTTCATGGGTATTTGGGCTTGCATATGTCTTGTATATTGTTGGTTATCAACGCAAGTTAATACACACGACGCTTGATTTATTCAGTACTTTTTTTAAAGCGTCTAAAACTATTTTACATATTGGCTTGCCAGCAGCAGGGGCGAATATGTTAACGCCAATTGCCGCTGCTATTTTAACGGCAATTGCTGCAACCTACGGAGAGCCTGTAGTCGCGGCATTCGGTGTAGGAACACGCATTGAGTCAATTGCCTGTTTAGTGATCTTAGCATTATCTATGACATTACCACCGTTTATTAGCCAAAATTTCGGTGCTGGGCACATGCATCGTGTACAGCAAGGATATAAAACGTCGATAAAATTTGTCATGATTTGGCAAATAGTTATTTATGTTACTTTAGTGTTGTCAGCACCACTTATTGCGACCACTTTTACCGATGAAGAACACGTTGCTAAGATTATCAAATTGTTTATTTGGGTGTTACCACTTGGATATGGATTTCAAGGGATTGTCATTCTAACGAACTCCTCATTTAATGCCTTACATAAGCCCATGGTCGCGTTATTTTTGAGCATATTACGATTGTTTGTTTGCTATGTGCCATTATCTTATTTAGGCAGTTTATGGTACGGCATTGAAGGTTTTTTTATTGGGGGATTACTTGGAAACGTGATAATGGCAGCAATTTCTTATAAAGCCTTTTCTAAACAATTCGACGACACTTCTTTAGCACCAAAGGCTGTTTCATCATGA
- a CDS encoding sigma-54-dependent transcriptional regulator — MNELPFQFHILVVEDEPDQRQLICDILVASNFKVTSADCVESAILLTKKQPFDVIFSDWKLGELTGIDLLNYIRHQENDVGFVIATAYGTINHAVEALQKGADDYLPKPFKRQELLLTIDKALKAKLLRGENKSLNAQLSEQKQLVGLVGKTPAMQAVYQRIEKISGTNATVLILGESGTGKELAARALHDKSSRKNEKFVAINCGAIAESIAEAELFGAEKGAYTGANTTKIGRFEAANNGTIFLDEIGELSPNLQAHLLRFLQEGTITKLGSNDEINLNVRVIAATHRNLEHEVKIGNFREDLFYRLNVVPINMPPLRERQQDIPLLADHFIQVHAKQHHCQATALTDAMYRKLLEYHWPGNVRELSNRIERFVLLNDDTELTGSSDIKSNLANDIPTFSLPPDGFNWEQFECHCLAETLKMHQGNRTKAAKYLQMSYKAFLYRLEKYQITSD; from the coding sequence ATGAATGAATTACCTTTTCAATTTCATATTTTAGTAGTCGAAGATGAGCCCGACCAGCGACAGCTTATCTGCGATATTTTGGTCGCCAGTAACTTTAAAGTCACAAGCGCCGACTGTGTAGAATCGGCAATTTTACTCACTAAAAAACAGCCATTTGATGTTATTTTTTCTGACTGGAAATTAGGTGAATTAACAGGCATTGATTTGCTCAATTATATAAGACATCAAGAAAACGACGTAGGGTTCGTGATAGCCACCGCTTACGGCACAATAAATCATGCTGTAGAAGCACTGCAAAAAGGAGCTGATGACTACCTTCCTAAACCTTTTAAACGACAAGAACTTTTGTTGACCATTGACAAAGCATTAAAAGCCAAACTTTTGCGTGGTGAAAACAAGTCATTAAATGCACAACTCAGTGAACAAAAACAACTAGTCGGTTTAGTGGGAAAAACCCCCGCAATGCAAGCTGTTTATCAACGAATAGAGAAAATTTCTGGTACTAATGCCACGGTATTGATTTTAGGAGAAAGTGGTACCGGTAAAGAGCTTGCTGCAAGAGCATTACATGACAAAAGTTCGCGTAAAAACGAAAAGTTTGTCGCCATTAATTGCGGAGCCATTGCAGAATCTATAGCAGAAGCTGAATTATTTGGCGCAGAAAAAGGTGCATACACAGGCGCAAACACCACAAAAATAGGTCGCTTTGAAGCAGCTAATAACGGCACAATTTTTCTCGACGAAATTGGTGAACTATCACCAAATTTGCAAGCTCACCTACTTCGTTTTCTACAAGAAGGAACCATAACTAAGCTCGGGAGTAACGACGAGATAAATCTTAATGTTAGGGTTATTGCCGCAACACACCGCAACTTAGAGCATGAGGTAAAAATAGGTAACTTTAGAGAAGATCTGTTTTATCGGTTAAATGTCGTGCCAATTAACATGCCGCCATTACGCGAGCGACAACAAGATATTCCATTATTAGCAGATCATTTTATCCAAGTACATGCCAAACAACACCACTGCCAAGCAACAGCCTTAACTGATGCAATGTACCGTAAACTTTTAGAATATCACTGGCCAGGAAATGTTAGAGAGCTATCAAACCGCATTGAACGATTTGTCTTGCTCAATGATGATACCGAGTTAACAGGTTCAAGCGACATCAAAAGCAATTTAGCAAACGATATACCCACTTTTTCATTACCGCCTGATGGGTTTAACTGGGAACAATTTGAATGTCATTGCTTAGCTGAAACGTTAAAAATGCATCAAGGAAATCGAACCAAAGCAGCTAAATACCTGCAAATGTCATATAAAGCGTTTTTGTATCGTCTCGAAAAGTACCAAATAACAAGCGATTAG
- the uvrB gene encoding excinuclease ABC subunit UvrB, whose translation MKSLQINSEYTPNGDQPTAIAKLVEGLEDGLAHQTLLGVTGSGKTFTVANVIQTVNRPTMMLAPNKTLAAQLYGEMKEFFPNNAVEYFVSYYDYYQPEAYVPTTDTFIEKDASINDHIEQMRLSATKALLERRDVIIVASVSAIYGLGDPDSYLTMMLHLRQGDIINQRDILRRLAELQYTRNDVAFQRATYRVRGDVIDIFPAESDRLALRVELFDEEIERISQFDPLTGQVERTLARVTVYPKTHYATPREKILAAVENIKIELGERAKQLKDNNKLIEEQRIVQRTQFDIEMMTELGYCSGIENYSRYLSGRSPGEAPPTLFDYLPDDGLLIIDESHVTVPQIGAMYKGDRSRKENLVEYGFRLPSALDNRPMKFDEFESLAPQTIYVSATPSNYELEKSSGEVAEQVVRPTGLLDPQIEVRPVETQVDDLLSEIRIRVEIGERVLATTLTKRMAEDLTEYLDEHGVKTRYLHSDIDTVERVEIIRDFRLGHFDVLVGINLLREGLDMPEVSLVAILDADKEGFLRSERSLIQTIGRAARNVNGRAILYADRITGSMRRAIDETDRRREKQQAYNVEHGITPQGVKRRITDVMDVGDRPEQAIINQKAKAAESDAQYHVMSVSEIDDKVKQLEKQMIDHAQNLEFEQAASVRDEIAKLRQQQLKV comes from the coding sequence ATGAAGTCATTGCAAATTAATTCCGAATATACGCCAAATGGTGATCAACCTACTGCGATCGCCAAGTTAGTTGAAGGCCTTGAAGATGGCTTGGCACACCAAACTTTATTAGGGGTAACAGGTTCAGGTAAAACATTTACCGTTGCAAACGTGATACAAACGGTCAATCGTCCAACCATGATGTTAGCACCTAATAAAACGTTAGCAGCACAGCTTTACGGTGAAATGAAAGAGTTCTTTCCTAATAATGCTGTTGAATACTTTGTGTCTTATTACGATTATTATCAACCTGAAGCCTATGTACCAACGACCGATACTTTCATTGAAAAAGATGCTTCAATTAATGATCACATTGAGCAAATGCGTTTGTCGGCAACAAAGGCTTTATTAGAGCGACGAGATGTTATAATCGTTGCTTCAGTCTCGGCGATTTACGGGTTAGGTGATCCTGATTCATACCTGACGATGATGTTACATTTACGTCAGGGCGATATTATTAATCAGCGTGATATTTTACGTCGACTCGCTGAATTACAATATACGCGTAATGACGTTGCCTTTCAGCGTGCAACCTATCGCGTACGCGGTGATGTGATTGATATTTTTCCTGCTGAATCAGATCGATTAGCTTTGCGTGTTGAATTATTTGATGAAGAAATAGAGCGAATTAGTCAGTTTGATCCATTAACGGGTCAAGTTGAACGCACGCTAGCACGTGTAACGGTTTACCCGAAAACACATTACGCGACACCAAGAGAAAAAATTCTAGCTGCTGTTGAAAATATTAAAATAGAATTAGGCGAACGCGCGAAACAGCTTAAAGACAATAATAAGTTAATTGAAGAGCAGAGAATTGTTCAACGAACACAATTTGATATTGAAATGATGACAGAGCTTGGTTATTGCTCTGGCATAGAAAACTATTCACGTTACTTGTCTGGACGCTCGCCAGGCGAAGCGCCTCCAACGCTGTTCGACTATTTGCCTGATGATGGTCTACTAATTATTGATGAGTCACACGTTACCGTACCGCAAATTGGCGCGATGTATAAAGGTGATCGTTCAAGAAAAGAAAACCTTGTTGAATATGGTTTTCGTTTACCATCAGCGCTTGATAATCGACCGATGAAATTTGACGAGTTTGAAAGTCTAGCACCACAAACGATTTATGTTTCAGCGACGCCGAGCAATTATGAGCTGGAGAAATCTTCTGGTGAAGTAGCAGAACAAGTCGTTAGACCTACAGGCTTGTTAGATCCTCAAATTGAAGTTCGACCTGTAGAAACACAAGTAGATGACCTACTATCAGAAATCCGTATTCGTGTTGAAATAGGCGAGCGGGTATTAGCAACCACGTTAACCAAACGTATGGCAGAAGATTTAACTGAATATTTAGATGAACACGGGGTTAAAACACGCTATTTACATTCTGATATTGATACCGTAGAACGTGTTGAAATTATTCGTGATTTTCGCCTTGGCCACTTTGATGTATTAGTTGGTATTAACTTGCTTAGGGAAGGGTTAGACATGCCAGAGGTATCACTAGTTGCGATTTTAGATGCTGATAAAGAAGGTTTTTTACGCTCAGAGCGATCGCTTATTCAAACAATAGGTCGGGCAGCGCGTAACGTGAACGGTCGAGCAATATTATATGCTGATCGCATTACTGGCTCTATGCGAAGAGCCATTGATGAAACAGATAGACGAAGAGAGAAGCAACAAGCTTACAATGTTGAACACGGTATAACTCCGCAAGGGGTAAAACGCAGAATTACCGATGTAATGGATGTTGGTGATAGACCAGAACAAGCAATTATTAACCAAAAAGCTAAAGCTGCTGAATCAGACGCACAATACCATGTTATGTCAGTTAGCGAGATTGATGACAAAGTGAAACAACTTGAAAAACAAATGATTGATCACGCACAAAATTTAGAATTTGAACAAGCAGCAAGTGTGCGCGATGAAATTGCTAAGCTACGCCAACAACAGTTAAAAGTATAA